The proteins below are encoded in one region of Homo sapiens chromosome 8, GRCh38.p14 Primary Assembly:
- the SLA gene encoding src-like-adapter isoform X2 yields the protein MLSKLGHSPLGGLRARLTFPVCLLYHRLWASPAAPGKKKEMGNSMKSTPAPAERPLPNPEGLDSDFLAVLSDYPSPDISPPIFRRGEKLRVISDEGGWWKAISLSTGRESYIPGICVARVYHGWLFEGLGRDKAEELLQLPDTKVGSFMIRESETKKGFYSLSVRHRQVKHYRIFRLPNNWYYISPRLTFQCLEDLVNHYSEVADGLCCVLTTPCLTQSTAAPAVRASSSPVTLRQKTVDWRRVSRLQEDPEGTENPLGVDESLFSYGLRESIASYLSLTSEDNTSFDRKKKSISLMYGGSKRKSSFFSSPPYFED from the exons ATGCTCTCTAAACTGGGTCATTCTCCACTTGGAGGGCTCAGGGCACGGTTGACTTTCCCCGTCTGTCTCCTATACCACAGGCTCTGGGCATCACCAGCGGCcccagggaaaaagaaagaaatgggaaacAGCATGAAATCCACCCCTGCGCCTGCCGAGAGGCCCCTGCCCAACCCGGAGG GACTGGATAGCGACTTCCTTGCCGTGCTAAGTGACTACCCGTCTCCTGACATCAGCCCCCCGATATTCCGCCGAGGGGAGAAACTGCGTGTGATTTCTGA TGAAGGGGGCTGGTGGAAAGCTATTTCTCTTAGCACTGGTCGAGAGAGTTACATCCCTGGAATATGTGTGGCCAGAGTTTACCATGG CTGGCTGTTTGAGGGCCTGGGCAGAGACAAGGCCGAGGAGCTGCTGCAGCTGCCAGACACAAAGGTCGGCTCCTTCATGATCAGAGAGAGTGAGACCAAGAAAG gGTTTTACTCACTGTCGGTGAGACACAGGCAGGTAAAGCATTACCGCATTTTCCGTCTGCCCAACAACTGGTACTACATTTCCCCGAGGCTCACCTTCCAGTGCCTGGAGGACCTGGTGAACCACTATTCTG AGGTGGCTGATGGCCTGTGCTGTGTGCTCACCACGCCCTGCCTGACACAAAGCACGGCTGCCCCAGCAGTGAGGGCCTCCAGCTCACCTGTCACCTTGCGTCAGAAGACTGTGGACTGGAGGAGAGTGTCCAG ACTGCAGGAGGACCCCGAGGGAACAGAGAACCCGCTTGGGGTAGACGAGTCCCTTTTCAGCTATGGCCTTCGAGAGAGCATTGCCTCTTACCTGTCCCTGACCAGTGAGGACAACACCTCCTTTGATC